One genomic region from Mesorhizobium terrae encodes:
- a CDS encoding HAD family hydrolase: MSTSSNSLTTIGFDADDTLWQNEQFFRLTEAHFVELLAGHGEKDSLLARLLEAEKRNLGAYGFGIKGFTLSMIETAIDVTDGKVPGEVIGKILAAGREMLSHPVETLPHVHDTLEALASRYRLVLITKGDLFDQERKLAQSGLGDFFNAVEIVSDKSRPTYERIFARHGDGPERAMMVGNSLKSDVVPAIEAGSWGIFVPHDLTWVVEHVEPPATAPRFREIAHLGELPGLVLGIDND, encoded by the coding sequence ATGTCCACGTCTTCCAACAGCTTGACCACCATCGGTTTCGACGCCGACGACACGCTCTGGCAGAACGAGCAGTTCTTCCGTTTGACCGAGGCGCATTTCGTCGAACTGCTCGCCGGCCATGGTGAAAAGGACAGCTTGCTGGCGCGCCTGCTGGAAGCCGAAAAGCGCAATCTCGGCGCCTATGGCTTCGGCATCAAGGGTTTTACGCTTTCGATGATCGAGACGGCGATCGACGTCACCGACGGCAAGGTGCCTGGCGAGGTCATCGGCAAGATCCTGGCCGCTGGCCGCGAAATGCTGAGCCATCCTGTCGAGACGTTGCCGCATGTCCATGACACGCTGGAGGCGTTGGCCAGCCGCTATCGGCTGGTGCTGATCACCAAGGGCGACCTGTTCGACCAGGAGCGCAAGCTAGCGCAGTCGGGCCTCGGCGATTTCTTCAACGCGGTGGAGATCGTCTCCGACAAGTCACGCCCGACCTATGAGCGCATCTTCGCGCGCCATGGCGACGGCCCCGAGCGCGCCATGATGGTCGGCAATTCGCTGAAATCCGACGTGGTGCCGGCGATCGAAGCCGGCAGCTGGGGCATCTTCGTGCCGCATGATCTGACCTGGGTGGTGGAGCATGTCGAGCCGCCCGCCACCGCGCCGCGCTTCCGCGAAATCGCCCATCTCGGTGAATTGCCGGGCCTCGTGCTGGGCATCGACAACGACTGA